A genomic segment from Triticum dicoccoides isolate Atlit2015 ecotype Zavitan chromosome 1A, WEW_v2.0, whole genome shotgun sequence encodes:
- the LOC119364121 gene encoding CBL-interacting protein kinase 17-like, with amino-acid sequence MVVRGDAEEAAAGCRARAALLGAYELGRTLGEGSFGKVKHARHRATGGHFAVKILDRGRVLSLRGADDQVRREIATLTMLAHPNVVRLHEVAASKTKIYMVLEFVNGGELFDRIAMKGKLSEREGRRLFQQLIDGVSYCHGKGVYHRDLKPENVLIDRKGNIKISDFGLCALPQHLGKDGLLHTTCGSPNYIAPEVLQNRGYDGSLSDIWSCGVILYIMLIGQLPFDDRNMVVLYQKIFKGDTKIPEWLSPGAQNLLKRILEPNPMKRINMAEIKLHEWFQKDYTPVGPYDDDDEDVRLGAILPVKQQISEAPGDKSTHQMNAFQLIGMASSLDLSGFFEEEGVSQRKIRFTSTLTPKDLFDKIDVSATQSAFHVQRAHSKLKITGNCNGLNNPSPFLVCAEVFVLGPSLHVVELRKSQGDTAVYKKLCDRISSDLGIDNIFGMGSLFDENLPNFDSRAATPLVAL; translated from the exons ATGGTGGTGAGGGGGgacgcggaagaggcggcggcggggtGCCGCGCGCGGGCGGCGCTGCTGGGCGCGTACGAGCTGGGCCGCACGCTCGGGGAAGGCAGCTTCGGCAAGGTGAAGCACGCGCGGCACCGCGCCACGGGGGGGCACTTCGCCGTGAAGATCCTGGACCGCGGCAGGGTGCTCTCCCTCCGCGGCGCCGACGACCAGGTCCGCAGGGAGATCGCCACGCTCACCATGCTCGCGCACCCAAACGTCGTCCGCCTCCACGAG GTTGCTGCTAGCAAAACAAAGATCTACATGGTGCTTGAGTTTGTCAATGGAGGAGAGCTGTTTGACAGGATT gcaatgaagggAAAACTATCCGAACGAGAAGGAAGAAGACTTTTTCAGCAGCTAATTGATGGCGTGAGCTATTGCCATGGAAAGGGTGTCTACCACAGAGACCTTAAG CCTGAAAACGTTCTGATTGACCGAAAAGGCAACATCAAGATCTCTGATTTTGGTCTATGTGCTTTACCTCAACATCTCGGG AAGGATGGATTGCTGCATACAACTTGTGGTAGCCCCAACTATATTGCACCTGAG GTTCTGCAGAACAGAGGTTACGACGGATCACTGTCGGATATCTGGTCTTGTGGAGTAATTCTTTACATAATGCTCATAGGCCAGCTTCCGTTTGATGACCGAAATATGGTTGTTCTTTATCAGAAG ATTTTCAAGGGTGACACTAAGATCCCGGAGTGGCTTTCGCCTGGTGCACAAAACCTTCTTAAGAGGATTCTTGAACCAAATCCGATGAAGAGGATCAATATGGCAGAGATCAAACTACACGAATGGTTTCAGAAAGACTATACTCCTGTTGGTCcatatgatgacgatgatgaagatgtacGGCTTGGTGCAATTCTGCCTGTCAAACAG CAAATTAGTGAAGCACCCGGAGACAAGAGTACTCATCAGATGAATGCTTTTCAGCTGATCGGAATGGCATCTTCCCTCGATCTTTCAGGGTTTTTTGAGGAAGAG GGAGTGTCCCAGAGAAAGATCAGGTTCACATCAACACTTACACCAAAGGATTTGTTCGACAAGATTGATGTCTCGGCGACGCAGTCGGCGTTTCATGTTCagagagcgcatagcaag CTAAAAATAACAGGCAATTGTAATGGACTGAACAACCCTTCGCCATTCTTAGTCTGTGCCGAG GTGTTTGTGCTTGGCCCCTCTCTGCATGTTGTGGAGCTTAGGAAGTCCCAGGGTGACACTGCAGTGTACAAAAAG CTCTGCGATAGGATCTCGAGTGATCTGGGGATTGACAATATTTTCGGGATGGGGTCGCTCTTCGATGAAAACCTCCCTAACTTCGACAGCAGAGCCGCGACACCACTGGTTGCCTTGTGA